The following proteins are co-located in the Aggregatibacter aphrophilus ATCC 33389 genome:
- the glpK gene encoding glycerol kinase GlpK — protein MTQEYIIALDQGTTSSRAVLLDKNANIIEVAQREFTQIYPQAGWVEHNPMEIWASQSSTLNEVVAKAGITSDKIAAIGITNQRETTIVWEKETGKPIYNAIVWQCRRTADICTQLKADGHESYIRKTTGLVVDPYFSGTKIKWILDHVEGARERAEKGELLFGTVDTWLVWKLTQGRAHVTDYTNASRTMLFNIHTKQWDDKMLELLDIPKAMLPKVCNSSEVYGQTNIGGKGGVRIPVAGIAGDQQAALYGHLCVDAGMAKNTYGTGCFMLMNTGDRAVESKNGLLTTIACNAKGEPCYALEGSIFMGGASIQWLRDELRLIHDSADSEYFATKVKDTNGVYVVPAFTGLGAPYWDPYARGAIVGLSRGANRNHIVRATLEAIAYQTREVLDAMQSDSGEKLAALRVDGGAVANNFLMQFQADILDVKVERPKVREVTALGAAYLAGLAVGFWKDLEELRGKAIVERTFEPKETPEKRTALYQGWKKAVQRALAWEEE, from the coding sequence ATGACCCAAGAATACATTATCGCTCTCGACCAAGGTACCACAAGCTCCCGTGCGGTTTTATTAGATAAAAATGCCAACATCATTGAAGTGGCGCAACGCGAATTCACCCAAATTTATCCGCAAGCCGGTTGGGTTGAACATAACCCAATGGAGATTTGGGCCAGCCAAAGCTCTACGTTAAATGAAGTCGTTGCTAAAGCAGGCATTACCTCCGATAAAATTGCTGCTATCGGGATTACTAACCAACGTGAAACAACCATCGTATGGGAAAAAGAAACGGGTAAACCGATTTATAACGCTATCGTTTGGCAATGTCGTCGTACTGCCGATATTTGTACCCAATTAAAAGCCGATGGGCACGAAAGCTATATTCGTAAAACCACCGGACTCGTGGTTGACCCTTACTTTTCGGGGACAAAAATTAAATGGATTTTAGATCATGTAGAAGGCGCCAGAGAACGTGCTGAAAAAGGCGAATTATTATTCGGCACCGTGGATACATGGTTAGTTTGGAAACTCACCCAAGGTCGTGCCCATGTCACCGACTACACCAATGCATCCCGTACTATGCTATTTAATATCCATACCAAGCAATGGGATGACAAAATGCTTGAGTTGTTGGATATTCCAAAAGCTATGTTACCGAAAGTATGTAACTCCTCCGAAGTTTACGGACAAACCAACATTGGGGGTAAAGGCGGTGTACGGATTCCGGTAGCAGGTATTGCCGGTGACCAACAAGCTGCACTTTATGGTCATTTATGCGTAGATGCCGGCATGGCAAAAAATACCTATGGTACCGGTTGCTTTATGTTGATGAACACGGGTGACAGAGCTGTCGAATCTAAAAACGGATTGCTCACCACCATCGCATGCAATGCCAAAGGTGAGCCTTGCTATGCCTTAGAGGGTTCCATTTTTATGGGCGGCGCCTCTATTCAATGGTTGCGTGACGAATTGCGTTTAATTCACGACAGCGCCGATTCCGAATATTTCGCCACTAAAGTGAAAGATACCAATGGCGTGTATGTCGTTCCTGCCTTTACCGGTTTAGGCGCACCATATTGGGATCCGTATGCACGCGGTGCGATTGTCGGCTTATCCCGTGGTGCCAACCGCAACCACATCGTCCGTGCCACGCTAGAAGCTATCGCCTACCAAACCCGTGAGGTGTTAGATGCGATGCAATCGGACAGTGGCGAAAAATTAGCGGCTTTACGTGTGGACGGTGGTGCCGTTGCGAATAACTTCTTAATGCAATTCCAAGCAGATATTTTAGATGTGAAAGTAGAACGTCCAAAAGTACGCGAAGTTACCGCGCTCGGCGCCGCCTATTTGGCAGGACTTGCTGTAGGATTCTGGAAGGATTTGGAAGAATTGCGTGGCAAGGCTATTGTTGAACGGACATTTGAACCGAAAGAAACACCAGAAAAACGCACTGCACTTTATCAAGGTTGGAAAAAAGCGGTTCAGCGTGCATTGGCGTGGGAAGAGGAATAA
- a CDS encoding MIP/aquaporin family protein has translation MALNQSLKGACIAEFLGTGLLIFFGCGCVAAAKLAGATFGLWEISIMWGLGVAMAVYCTAGVSGAHLNPAVTLALWKFACFDGKKVLPYIISQIAGAFVAAALIYLLYQDLFAATEAAQNIVRGETVGVANVFSTYPHPNISIYKAFLVEMVITAILMGLILALTDDGNGVPKGPMAPLLIGLLIAVIGGATGPLTGFAMNPARDFGPKLLAYFAGWGEIALTGGRDIPYFLVPLIAPMIGGLLGAWGYQRLIGKHLPCTCSNS, from the coding sequence ATGGCTCTAAATCAATCATTAAAAGGCGCTTGCATTGCCGAATTTTTAGGTACCGGATTGCTTATCTTTTTCGGTTGTGGTTGTGTTGCCGCCGCCAAACTGGCCGGAGCAACATTCGGTCTATGGGAGATCTCCATTATGTGGGGGTTGGGTGTTGCGATGGCAGTGTATTGCACAGCCGGTGTATCAGGTGCACATTTAAACCCTGCCGTTACTCTTGCGTTATGGAAATTTGCCTGCTTTGACGGCAAAAAAGTACTCCCTTATATCATCTCGCAAATTGCCGGTGCGTTTGTTGCCGCCGCGTTAATCTATTTGCTTTACCAAGATCTTTTTGCAGCAACGGAAGCCGCACAAAATATCGTTCGCGGAGAAACCGTTGGTGTTGCCAATGTTTTTTCAACCTACCCTCATCCAAATATTAGTATTTATAAAGCCTTTTTAGTGGAAATGGTAATTACCGCTATTTTGATGGGATTGATCCTAGCCCTGACCGATGATGGTAACGGTGTACCTAAAGGACCAATGGCACCATTATTAATCGGCTTGCTCATTGCCGTGATCGGTGGTGCAACCGGTCCATTAACCGGATTTGCCATGAACCCGGCACGTGATTTCGGCCCTAAATTATTAGCTTATTTCGCAGGTTGGGGAGAGATTGCACTTACCGGCGGACGAGATATTCCTTATTTCCTTGTGCCTTTAATTGCACCAATGATTGGTGGTTTACTCGGTGCTTGGGGCTACCAACGCCTTATCGGCAAACATTTGCCATGTACTTGTTCCAATTCATAA